A genomic segment from Flammeovirga pectinis encodes:
- a CDS encoding IS3 family transposase (programmed frameshift) has translation MMSKYDQEFKEMILSLIASGQTVSQLAKDYQIDKSTINVWRRKAKSPEGLHGKKQLTAEEAEIKLLRKALKEVQLERDIFKKGSEHFLQKRLNKYLFIEEHIRQYSIEKMCQYLSISRNAYYQWKKKGQSISPSAQKTMTLKERIQCIYAGSKQVYGSYRIQKQLAKEAIYVSRSYVGRLMTEMSLRSILKRKFVVTTDSSHSYKVADNHLKRSFTVDELGIRWVSDITYIRVNDSWAYLTTMIDLADRQVVGWSVSEDMTTENTVLKAWIHARNRREIKDDFILHSDRGVQYASNIISSLFLRLPSAKQSMSRKDLRLRGENVVFGYNIFVAESFFKSIKYECLYRFKFENLSQLNNTVNEYIYWYNHKRLHSSLDYLTPKEKEYQIKFNNKVAA, from the exons ATTATGTCAAAATACGATCAAGAATTTAAAGAGATGATTTTATCTCTGATAGCATCAGGGCAAACAGTTTCTCAGTTAGCAAAAGATTATCAAATTGATAAATCTACAATTAATGTATGGAGACGTAAAGCTAAGAGTCCAGAAGGCTTACATGGTAAAAAACAATTAACTGCTGAAGAAGCTGAAATCAAGCTTCTTAGAAAGGCATTAAAAGAAGTTCAATTAGAACGTGATATTT TTAAAAAAGGCAGTGAGCATTTTCTCCAAAAACGATTGAATAAATATCTCTTCATAGAAGAACATATAAGGCAATATTCAATTGAGAAAATGTGTCAGTATCTATCTATTAGCCGTAATGCTTATTATCAATGGAAAAAGAAAGGGCAGTCCATCTCTCCGAGTGCTCAGAAAACCATGACTTTAAAAGAACGAATTCAATGCATATATGCAGGTAGTAAACAAGTTTATGGAAGTTATAGAATACAAAAACAATTAGCAAAAGAGGCTATCTATGTCTCACGCTCTTATGTTGGCCGATTAATGACAGAAATGAGCTTAAGAAGCATTTTAAAGAGAAAATTTGTCGTTACTACAGATTCTTCACACTCTTATAAAGTAGCGGATAATCATCTTAAAAGATCTTTTACAGTTGATGAATTAGGGATACGATGGGTATCAGACATCACATACATAAGAGTAAATGACAGTTGGGCTTATTTAACAACTATGATAGACTTAGCAGATCGGCAAGTTGTAGGTTGGTCAGTAAGCGAAGACATGACAACTGAAAATACTGTTTTAAAAGCCTGGATACATGCACGAAATAGAAGAGAAATAAAAGATGATTTTATACTACATTCTGATAGAGGAGTTCAGTATGCAAGTAATATTATTAGCTCTCTATTTTTAAGGCTCCCTTCTGCAAAACAAAGTATGAGTAGAAAAGATTTGAGATTAAGAGGAGAAAACGTAGTTTTCGGGTACAATATATTTGTGGCCGAAAGCTTCTTTAAGTCGATAAAATATGAATGTCTATATAGATTCAAATTCGAAAACCTGTCTCAATTAAATAACACGGTCAATGAATATATTTATTGGTATAACCATAAGAGATTACATTCATCGTTAGATTATTTAACCCCAAAAGAAAAAGAATATCAAATAAAATTTAATAATAAAGTAGCGGCATAA
- a CDS encoding Hint domain-containing protein encodes MFPISTTTYFVSKKIDQRKKAQLTKFITEIGEVSEDGFTKADRFFSICRKLGLTDADKEVVERFLKAAGVGEDKIPSIMRHFCFPAGTQIFANGKPFKPIEKIVIGDYVDTKNDQGKRVLAKVVSTKVSFTDSLVILYHGNKKLLTSTPNHRIYTPAGFKKARDFIEGDEIEDVHGELLSIDSIHSYASDELVYNFEVEGFHSYYADGVYVHNEYGLPQNIAKKLDDLKLDDKLKEAFQTDFLGNKAFRDAVTVDSKIVDAWTVAKKVEIDDFYVLDIQTLKDVVSYLKTSEISVDDLISRIPENVDFKVNWFKNVGKFGKVIGKKGDYVVEEAGEVFYRAIPKDHYDELLKGKKLLKPNEWKAKGLTPIGGEGSTSPKLGFSEDYKGVLVKYYLKKGTIDKFVTEGVSNSNASVIEEQFGKMITSYEYKKLTGKKWSIEKVQFKIESNKKNPIPQINIQLGKGKGLEIFNENLLVIEKLYEHLKK; translated from the coding sequence TTGTTTCCTATTTCAACTACAACCTATTTTGTAAGTAAGAAAATAGATCAGCGTAAAAAGGCACAGTTAACAAAATTTATCACAGAAATAGGAGAAGTATCAGAAGATGGTTTTACAAAAGCAGATCGTTTCTTTTCCATTTGTAGAAAGTTAGGGTTGACGGATGCAGACAAAGAAGTAGTAGAAAGGTTTTTAAAAGCGGCAGGAGTTGGTGAAGATAAGATACCTTCAATCATGCGTCATTTCTGTTTCCCAGCAGGCACTCAAATTTTTGCCAATGGAAAGCCTTTTAAACCTATTGAAAAAATCGTTATTGGAGATTATGTAGACACGAAAAATGATCAAGGGAAACGGGTTTTAGCAAAAGTAGTCAGTACAAAAGTAAGTTTTACAGATTCTTTAGTGATCCTTTATCATGGTAATAAAAAACTACTTACATCTACACCCAACCACCGAATTTACACCCCAGCAGGCTTTAAAAAAGCAAGAGATTTTATTGAAGGCGATGAGATAGAAGATGTTCATGGAGAGCTTCTATCTATTGATAGTATTCATTCTTATGCAAGCGATGAACTGGTTTATAACTTCGAGGTAGAAGGGTTTCATAGTTATTATGCAGATGGGGTTTATGTGCATAATGAGTATGGGTTACCACAAAATATTGCTAAGAAACTTGATGACTTAAAGTTAGATGATAAGCTGAAAGAGGCTTTTCAGACTGATTTTTTGGGGAATAAGGCTTTTAGGGATGCGGTTACTGTTGATAGTAAGATTGTTGATGCTTGGACTGTTGCAAAAAAAGTAGAAATTGATGATTTTTATGTTCTAGATATCCAAACGCTCAAGGATGTTGTCAGCTATTTGAAAACATCTGAAATAAGTGTTGATGACCTTATTTCAAGGATTCCTGAAAATGTTGATTTTAAGGTCAACTGGTTCAAGAATGTAGGGAAATTTGGAAAGGTTATCGGTAAAAAAGGTGACTATGTTGTGGAAGAGGCTGGGGAGGTTTTTTATAGGGCAATTCCTAAGGATCATTATGATGAACTATTAAAAGGGAAAAAGTTATTAAAACCTAATGAATGGAAGGCTAAAGGGTTAACTCCAATTGGAGGAGAAGGATCAACATCACCCAAATTAGGTTTTTCAGAAGATTATAAAGGAGTTTTAGTAAAGTACTATCTAAAAAAAGGGACTATTGATAAATTTGTTACAGAAGGAGTATCAAATAGTAATGCGTCAGTAATTGAGGAACAGTTTGGAAAAATGATTACATCTTATGAATATAAAAAATTAACAGGGAAAAAATGGTCAATAGAAAAAGTCCAATTTAAAATTGAAAGCAATAAAAAAAATCCTATTCCTCAAATCAATATACAATTAGGAAAAGGAAAAGGATTAGAAATTTTTAATGAAAATTTACTAGTAATTGAAAAATTATATGAACACTTAAAAAAATGA
- a CDS encoding HEAT repeat domain-containing protein, whose translation MILEKKKLILDFICGKITQEIFEKSFPEINSQIYWEDEFNNAVKYQDTESIEYIFYLLQYIPDNFFYQMCKQLILLRWHNEHENIALSFQFFYKDPDCIDTVVQAMHLNCEHWDEEDDRDPFVRKCAYILGDLKTPYAIAKLKELSLSDDEIIKGYCTYQLKRIGEIT comes from the coding sequence ATGATTTTAGAAAAAAAAAAACTAATATTAGATTTTATTTGCGGTAAAATAACACAAGAAATTTTTGAGAAATCTTTTCCAGAAATTAATAGTCAGATCTATTGGGAAGATGAATTCAATAATGCTGTTAAATATCAAGATACTGAATCTATTGAATATATTTTTTATTTGTTACAGTATATTCCAGATAATTTTTTTTATCAAATGTGTAAACAATTAATATTATTACGTTGGCATAATGAACATGAAAATATAGCACTATCATTCCAGTTTTTTTACAAAGATCCAGATTGTATAGACACAGTTGTACAAGCAATGCATTTGAATTGTGAACATTGGGATGAAGAAGATGATAGAGACCCATTTGTGAGAAAATGTGCTTATATTCTTGGTGACTTAAAAACACCATATGCAATAGCAAAATTAAAAGAACTCTCATTGTCAGATGATGAAATAATCAAAGGATATTGTACTTATCAGTTAAAACGCATTGGTGAAATAACTTAA
- a CDS encoding DUF4291 domain-containing protein yields MNNKEIRGIFDKETITVYQAYSPEIAIPAVKNQKFVPPFKMERMTWIKPSFLWMMYRCGWAQKKGQEHVLAIKIKREGWEWALKNACLSHYDTSIHKSHEAWKESVQNSPVRIQWDPERDINLKKLEYRAIQVGLSGEAVSLYVNEWMTEISDITDYCKAIHQLILNGKMEEAIESLPHEGIY; encoded by the coding sequence ATGAATAACAAAGAAATTAGAGGGATTTTTGATAAAGAGACTATAACAGTTTATCAAGCATACTCTCCAGAAATAGCAATTCCAGCAGTTAAAAATCAAAAATTTGTCCCTCCATTTAAAATGGAAAGAATGACTTGGATTAAACCTTCATTTCTATGGATGATGTATCGATGTGGTTGGGCTCAAAAAAAAGGACAAGAACATGTTTTGGCAATAAAAATTAAACGTGAAGGTTGGGAATGGGCTCTAAAAAATGCTTGCTTATCACACTATGACACTTCTATTCATAAATCGCATGAAGCTTGGAAAGAAAGTGTACAAAATTCTCCCGTTCGTATTCAATGGGACCCTGAACGTGATATAAATCTGAAAAAATTAGAGTATAGAGCCATTCAAGTTGGCTTGTCTGGAGAAGCTGTTTCGCTTTATGTAAATGAATGGATGACAGAAATTTCTGACATTACAGATTATTGTAAAGCAATACATCAATTAATATTAAACGGAAAGATGGAGGAAGCAATAGAATCACTTCCTCATGAAGGGATTTATTAA
- a CDS encoding polymorphic toxin-type HINT domain-containing protein: MFPISTTTYFVSKKIDQRKKAQLTKFVTEIGEVSEDGFTKADRFFSICRKLGLTDADKEVVERFLKPVGVGEDKIPSIMRHFCFPAGTQIFANGKPFKPIEKIVIGDYVDTKNDQGKRVLAKVVSTKVSFTDSLVILYHGNKKLLTSTPNHRIYTPAGFKKARDFIEGDEIEDVHGELLSIDSIHSYASDELVYNFEVEGFHSYYADGVYVHNEYGLPQNIAKKLDDLKLDDKLKEAF, from the coding sequence TTGTTTCCTATTTCGACTACAACCTATTTTGTAAGTAAGAAAATAGATCAGCGTAAAAAGGCACAATTGACAAAATTTGTCACAGAAATAGGAGAAGTATCAGAAGATGGTTTTACAAAAGCAGATCGTTTCTTTTCTATTTGTAGAAAGTTAGGTTTGACGGATGCAGACAAAGAAGTAGTAGAAAGGTTTTTAAAACCGGTAGGAGTCGGTGAAGATAAGATACCTTCAATCATGCGTCATTTCTGTTTCCCAGCAGGCACTCAAATTTTTGCCAATGGAAAGCCTTTTAAACCTATTGAAAAAATCGTTATTGGAGATTATGTAGACACAAAAAATGATCAAGGGAAACGGGTTTTAGCAAAAGTAGTCAGTACAAAAGTAAGTTTTACAGATTCTTTAGTGATCCTTTATCATGGTAATAAAAAACTACTTACATCTACACCCAACCACCGAATTTACACCCCAGCAGGCTTTAAAAAAGCAAGAGATTTTATTGAAGGCGATGAGATAGAAGATGTTCATGGAGAGCTTCTATCTATTGATAGTATTCATTCTTATGCAAGCGATGAACTGGTTTATAACTTCGAGGTAGAAGGGTTTCATAGTTATTATGCAGATGGGGTTTATGTGCATAATGAGTATGGGTTACCACAAAATATTGCTAAGAAACTTGATGACTTAAAGTTAGATGATAAGCTGAAAGAGGCTTTTTAG
- a CDS encoding AAA family ATPase: MRKFPIGISDFKRVRKDDYYFVDKSLFIEEIINSNASSILIPRPRRFGKTINMSMLHAFFGVTQKNDELFEELKIRKSDTWKHQGKHPVIFLTFKDVKERTFEASIDKIRSICSKCLKNNLPILLDSSISENNEIEYFQNVASKTASIVDLGEFLATTSQALEKIYNQKVVILIDEYDSCIIKSWSEGYQKEMIDFMRDFLSGGYKDNDSLYKGVITGILRVAKESIFSGLNNLDVFTVLDHSVADKFGLTESEVKKLLEDANIQTAFNDVKKWYNGYTIGLQTGMYNPWSILNFADKPSQGLKPYWVNTSANELIEELLTNANADLEKKLTGFIDEQVVTCEIEETTIFKDLEAGHEKTVLGLLLFNGYLTTVSKNQQDSGFFEYGLKIPNNEVKMVYTQMLERLLNKAKNVNSSEILTALLEQDTPAFEYYLSQYLMNAFSYNDFNMKSFPERVYHAFVLGLMAHLSNKFIVKSNPETGLGRADLMIYPKDNNDARGWILEFKAKKPYQKQSLEEIAQEAMQQIHSSKYLTTLKELGKTEIMLVGVAFDGKEVGCVME; this comes from the coding sequence ATGAGAAAATTCCCAATTGGCATATCAGATTTTAAGAGAGTTAGAAAAGATGATTACTACTTTGTTGACAAGTCTTTATTCATTGAAGAAATAATAAATAGTAACGCTTCATCTATTCTTATCCCTAGACCTAGGCGTTTTGGGAAAACAATCAATATGTCAATGCTTCATGCCTTTTTTGGTGTCACACAAAAAAATGATGAATTATTTGAGGAATTAAAAATTAGGAAATCTGATACTTGGAAGCACCAAGGAAAACATCCTGTGATCTTCCTTACTTTTAAGGATGTGAAGGAAAGGACGTTTGAGGCTTCAATTGATAAAATAAGAAGTATATGTTCTAAATGTCTCAAAAATAATCTTCCAATACTTTTAGATTCTTCTATTTCAGAAAATAATGAAATAGAATATTTTCAAAATGTAGCGAGTAAGACAGCATCCATTGTTGACCTTGGCGAATTTCTAGCAACTACTTCTCAAGCTTTAGAAAAAATCTACAACCAAAAAGTTGTAATACTTATTGATGAATACGACTCTTGCATTATTAAATCTTGGAGTGAGGGCTATCAAAAAGAGATGATCGATTTTATGCGTGATTTTCTTTCGGGGGGATACAAAGATAATGATTCTTTATACAAAGGGGTCATCACAGGTATTTTGAGAGTGGCTAAAGAAAGTATCTTTTCGGGTTTGAATAATCTTGATGTATTTACTGTTTTAGATCATAGTGTGGCGGATAAATTTGGTCTGACAGAAAGTGAAGTTAAAAAACTTTTAGAGGATGCCAATATTCAGACTGCTTTTAATGATGTTAAAAAATGGTACAATGGATATACTATCGGTTTGCAAACAGGTATGTACAACCCTTGGTCCATTTTAAATTTCGCGGACAAACCTTCTCAAGGGTTAAAACCTTATTGGGTTAACACCTCTGCCAATGAATTGATTGAAGAGTTGCTCACCAACGCAAATGCAGACCTCGAAAAGAAACTAACTGGTTTTATTGATGAGCAAGTGGTGACTTGTGAAATTGAGGAAACGACTATCTTTAAAGATTTGGAAGCAGGACACGAAAAAACGGTGTTAGGTCTTCTTCTTTTTAATGGTTACCTCACTACTGTTTCTAAAAATCAACAAGATAGTGGCTTCTTTGAATATGGATTGAAAATTCCAAACAATGAGGTGAAAATGGTTTATACGCAGATGTTGGAACGCCTGCTCAACAAAGCCAAAAATGTAAACAGCAGTGAAATTCTAACGGCTCTTTTGGAGCAAGATACCCCTGCTTTTGAATATTACCTTTCGCAATATTTAATGAACGCTTTTAGCTATAATGACTTTAATATGAAAAGCTTCCCTGAAAGGGTTTATCATGCTTTTGTATTAGGATTAATGGCACATCTTTCTAATAAATTTATCGTGAAGTCGAACCCCGAAACGGGTCTTGGCAGAGCTGACTTAATGATCTATCCTAAGGATAATAATGATGCTCGTGGGTGGATTCTTGAGTTTAAAGCAAAGAAGCCTTATCAAAAACAATCTTTAGAGGAAATTGCTCAAGAGGCTATGCAACAAATTCATTCTTCTAAGTATTTGACGACATTGAAAGAACTTGGAAAAACGGAAATAATGCTTGTGGGTGTGGCTTTTGATGGTAAGGAAGTTGGGTGTGTGATGGAATAA
- a CDS encoding DUF4136 domain-containing protein gives MNRTLNILIASLSYIAFTSCSLTNDAPSDISDYDNVITIKNNEFLESFDNSTTFMFQNGVIHLNSDDSISTYGNSNTDVWIMEKAMEEMRAVGYVYNKTKGINAADLSVLMYINNQKINAVTAWPASSLWDKVWGNYGYYPYYSYSMVSNFVYEQGAIIIELVDNRIDLKINNRIEHPVIWQGFLAGANDADTVINQHRIEDGIHLMFTISPYISVK, from the coding sequence ATGAATCGCACCCTAAATATATTAATTGCTTCTCTAAGCTATATAGCATTTACATCTTGTTCTTTAACAAATGATGCTCCCTCAGATATTTCTGATTATGATAATGTGATTACAATAAAGAATAATGAATTTTTAGAAAGTTTTGATAATTCTACTACGTTCATGTTTCAAAATGGTGTTATACATCTCAATTCTGATGATAGTATATCAACTTACGGAAACAGTAACACAGATGTATGGATTATGGAAAAAGCAATGGAAGAGATGAGAGCTGTAGGTTATGTTTATAATAAAACTAAGGGAATTAACGCTGCAGATTTGAGTGTATTGATGTATATAAATAACCAAAAAATTAATGCAGTAACCGCATGGCCTGCATCATCTTTATGGGATAAAGTATGGGGGAATTACGGATATTACCCATATTATAGCTATTCTATGGTCAGTAATTTTGTCTACGAGCAAGGAGCGATAATCATAGAGTTAGTAGACAATAGAATAGATTTAAAAATAAATAATAGAATTGAGCACCCTGTAATTTGGCAGGGGTTTTTAGCTGGTGCTAATGATGCAGACACAGTTATTAATCAACATAGAATAGAAGATGGTATACATTTAATGTTTACAATATCACCTTATATTTCTGTAAAATAA
- a CDS encoding cation diffusion facilitator family transporter — protein MKITERNIMSISLGANALLALCGMYFGYTAHSSAILIDGMYSTLLTVMSFLSLGVIHLLKKPVSKSHPFGYASYEPLINLFRGLLILMVIIFGTFESVHSIAEGGNIPDFTASMYYFVFCMTGCIIAYFIVLMGSKKIKSPILKVETTNWLMDTLLTAGMGVSFLVASLLKEKYPTLIAYVDPVITIILMLSILKMPYKTIKQSVKELVLMEANEDITDKVHTVFERFDSTDEVKDHHKSITETGREVYILLVVLLNKETKVSKENQLFDTIEKHDHFRAELYKELKDVADSVKLDVAFTYNKKWM, from the coding sequence ATGAAAATCACGGAACGTAACATAATGTCCATCTCATTAGGAGCAAATGCTTTACTAGCATTATGTGGAATGTACTTTGGTTACACTGCGCATTCTTCTGCTATTTTGATTGACGGAATGTATTCAACATTACTTACGGTAATGTCTTTCTTATCGTTAGGTGTTATTCATTTATTAAAAAAGCCTGTATCTAAATCTCATCCTTTTGGGTATGCTTCTTACGAACCTCTAATAAATTTATTTCGAGGATTGTTAATTTTAATGGTTATAATTTTTGGTACTTTCGAGAGTGTACATTCAATAGCAGAAGGCGGAAATATTCCTGATTTTACAGCTTCAATGTATTATTTTGTATTCTGCATGACGGGGTGTATTATTGCTTATTTTATTGTTTTAATGGGGAGTAAAAAAATTAAATCACCCATTCTAAAAGTAGAGACCACCAACTGGTTAATGGATACCCTTTTAACGGCAGGTATGGGGGTTTCATTCTTGGTAGCTTCTTTATTAAAAGAAAAATATCCAACTCTGATTGCCTATGTAGACCCAGTTATTACAATAATATTAATGCTTTCTATTTTAAAAATGCCTTATAAGACCATCAAACAGTCTGTAAAAGAACTAGTTTTAATGGAAGCAAACGAAGATATAACAGATAAAGTACATACTGTTTTTGAACGATTTGATAGTACGGATGAAGTAAAAGATCATCATAAATCCATTACAGAAACTGGCAGAGAAGTTTATATATTACTAGTTGTTCTTTTAAATAAAGAGACTAAGGTTAGTAAAGAAAATCAACTGTTTGATACAATAGAAAAACACGATCATTTTAGAGCAGAATTATACAAAGAATTAAAAGATGTAGCAGATAGTGTTAAACTAGATGTTGCCTTTACATACAATAAAAAGTGGATGTAA
- a CDS encoding family 16 glycosylhydrolase translates to MQVNKFHIFIFLLYIFSCNQITSNDTVDVNVKEKNQPLPLFNFDPANDWVINEEISDNFNGTEIDSTKWFVQGKNNTFYKWKGNAPSEYAAHNVFLKDGKLIIKALWEPNYSFSNVTMEGRNYENVTTGAIVSKHTFLNGYLEVRAKTAASSLCSSIWGVGKQSGLDIFQQIPLPKTTLSKPFYNVAVNNGEKMNIEKLDTYFNYTYDLPKMVSNDYHIYGCEWNENYIKLYFDGKLIYHLKKEDLNGAWVLNNPLELWIDMQTKLNYGLPRENELPSQFEIDYIRLWQKKKENLLSQQFINLNAI, encoded by the coding sequence ATGCAAGTAAACAAATTTCATATATTTATATTCCTTCTTTATATTTTTTCATGCAATCAGATAACATCAAACGATACTGTAGATGTAAATGTAAAAGAGAAGAACCAACCATTGCCTTTATTTAATTTTGATCCTGCAAACGATTGGGTTATTAATGAAGAAATTAGTGATAATTTTAATGGAACTGAAATAGATTCGACTAAATGGTTTGTACAAGGTAAAAATAATACTTTTTATAAATGGAAAGGTAATGCACCTTCTGAATACGCTGCACATAATGTTTTTTTGAAAGATGGAAAACTTATTATCAAAGCTTTATGGGAGCCTAACTATTCTTTTAGTAACGTAACTATGGAGGGTAGAAATTACGAAAATGTCACTACAGGTGCAATTGTTAGTAAACATACGTTTTTAAACGGTTACTTAGAAGTTCGGGCAAAAACTGCTGCTTCTAGCCTATGTAGTTCTATTTGGGGAGTAGGGAAACAATCTGGTTTAGATATTTTTCAGCAAATTCCATTACCGAAGACTACACTATCAAAACCTTTCTACAATGTTGCTGTAAATAATGGAGAAAAAATGAACATAGAGAAGCTAGATACCTACTTTAATTACACTTATGATCTCCCAAAAATGGTATCAAATGATTATCATATTTATGGTTGTGAATGGAATGAAAATTACATTAAACTGTACTTTGATGGAAAATTAATATATCATCTAAAAAAAGAAGACCTAAATGGTGCTTGGGTATTAAATAACCCTTTAGAATTATGGATTGATATGCAAACCAAACTGAATTATGGATTGCCTAGGGAAAATGAATTACCTTCTCAATTTGAAATAGATTATATACGTTTATGGCAAAAAAAGAAGGAGAATTTACTCTCTCAACAGTTTATTAACCTTAATGCAATTTGA